A region of the Candidatus Methylomirabilis oxygeniifera genome:
CCAAGCATGATCCCAAGGAGGTGGCGAAACAGGAACTGGCCCACAAGGCGATGGATGAAAGGAACGAGAAACGCTGGAAGCATTTTCAAGAGACGGGTGTCTGGAAGTACGATGTGAAGTAGCTCGACTGCAAAGAGGTTGATTTGAGGGATGGGGTACGGCCGTGTTCCCCATCCCTCTTTCACTTTGACGTGGATATGCGATGTCAGACGAAACGCTACTGGCTGACTGGGCGGGATATGCCAGGAATCTCGAGGCGGCACTGCACCGATGCATTCTGGGATTGGATCGTCCGATCAGGCTGATCCTGGCAGCGGTCTTTGCGCGGGGCCATGTTATGCTGGAGGGTGATGTCGGCGTGGGGAAGACGACGCTGCTCCGCGCCGTGGCGAGGGGTCTTGGCGGTGCCTTCGAGCGGATCGAAGGCACCATCGACCTGATGCCCACCGATCTCATCTACTACAGCCATGTCGACTGGGATGGCCGACCCCGCATCGATCCAGGATGTCTCCTGAAGCACGGTGAAGAGCTCTCGATCTTCTTTTTCAACGAGGTCAACCGAGCGCGACCACAGGTTCACTCTCTGCTGCTTCGGATCATGGCCGAGCGTTCGGTGACCGCTTTCAATCGAGAGTATCGGTTCCCTCACCTGCTGGTCTTTGCCGACCGGAATCGGCTGGAAAAGGAGGAGACGTTCGAGATCCCTTCGGCCGCGCGGGATCGTTTCTTGATGGAGCTGTCGATCGAGATCCCGGAGGATCCATCTATCCTGCGATCACTCATGATCGAGCCGAGATTCCACGATATCGAGACTCTCATTGAAGCAATCCCGCCGGCCATCGTCCCGTTCCGACAGCTTTACGAAGTCTCTGCCGTGATCCAGCGGACCATTCATGTCAGTCCCGACCTCGAGCGCTATGCGCTTGAGCTGTGGTGTGCGACACGCGATCCGGGCGCATACGGGATCAGGCTTGAGGGGGTCGAGATGGACCGGCTGCTGCTCGCGGGCGCAAGCCCGCGCGGGATGAGCATGATGCTGCGCGCAGCCCGCGTGATGGCCTGGCTTTTCGACCGTTCGATGGTGGTGCCGGAGGATATACAGGAAGTCTTCATCGAAACCGTGGCCCACCGCCTCTGTTTTCAGCCGATCTATGAGATCCGGCGATCACAACTTGCACGCGAACTGCTCTCGAAGATCATCCGGACGATTGCAGCTCCATGAAACCGATGACGTCCGGCCCAGCCTCGACGCCGCCGATCGAGATCGGAGAGTTTCACTATCGGCTTCGGTGGCGTACTCGAGGCGCCCGCCCGGGCTGTCATCCAAGCCGGCAACCCGGCGGAGGTGTTGAGTTTCGCGGCCACGCGTCCATCCTGCACCACCCCGACCCGAGACGTCTCGATGTCCGTGCAACGCTGCGGGACCCTCATCATGAACTGCTGGTTCGGATCTTCCAGCAAAGGAGCGCCATCCCGGTCTACGTCGTTGCCGATCTCACCACCTCCATGCGGTTTCGCGGCGGTTTAGACAAGTGGCTCAACCTTATCGGTTTCTGCGCCTCGGTGGCCCATTCCTGCCGTCGAACCGGCGATCTGTTCGGTTTTATCGGATGGGACACGAGGGTCAGACGCGACCTGCTTCTCCCTGCCGGTTATGCGGGCACGGCGTCGGAGACCCTGATTCGGCGCCTGCTGGAATACCGTGGTGGCGGCGCCGGAATCCAGGGACTGTGCGAGGCGGGAGAGTTTCTCCCTCGCGCCCGTTCGCTTGTCTTCCTGGTCTCCGATTTCCATGTGTCCCTGCATGAGCTCGACAGGACCCTCTCACCGCTGGCCCGCCACGACATGGTTCCGGTCGTGCTGTGGGATCGCAGCGAGCTCGAGAACCTGCCACCGCGCGGTCTGGTCAGGGTTCGCGATCTCGAGAACGGGCGCGAGCGTCTGCTCTGGATGCGACCGGTGTTGCGCGACGCCTGTCGGGAGGCGCTGGAGCACCGGCGGGAGGCCCTGAGGCGCACCTTCCTCCGCTACGGCAGACCTCCGTTCTTTGTGTACGATCGTTTCGATCCGGATGACCTGACGCGTTATTTTCTCGAAACCTCATAGCCGTTCGGATGTATGGATAAGACGCATGATCAAGGTGCCTTTCGTTATCCTCCTGTTCTCGCCGATGCTCATGCTCGCGCTGCCGTTCACCTCCGTCGCACACTCAGACCCCTCTCCGCAGAACGGTCCGATCGTCCGTTTGGAGTTTGATACCTTTCACCCTTTCGGAATCATGATCGGCGACATCGTCACCCATACCGCCCGCATCGAGGTAAGGCAACCTTTTCAACTGCAACGGAGTTCGCTCCCGATCAAAGGGCCCCTGGCCCGTTGGCTCGATCTGAGGGACCTGACCGTTCACGAACAACGAACGGGGGCCGACATCCTCTATTCCCTGTCGGTGTCGTACCAGGTCTTTCGAGGCGTCATGGAGGTCAGGCCGCTTGCCATACCACCCATCCCGCTCAGGTTTCAGGCCGGCAACGAGACGATCACCTTTTCGATCCCCGAGTGGCGCTTTACCGCCTCGCCGATTCTTCCGATCCTCCTCGGGAGGACGGATCGAGGGATCCGTCCTCTTCCCGAGCGTAAGCCTGAAGAGCTTGACCTGACCGCTTACTCGATTCGTCTGAGCGCCCTCGCGGTCGGTTCCGGCCTCTCGCTGCTCACGCTCGCCTACAGTCTTGGGATGGCCTCGTTTCTGCCGCGCGGGCGGGGTCCTTTTGCCCGCTGTCTCAAACACCTCAAACGGCTGCACCGTACCGACGCCGATCCCGAGCAGTACCGGGAGGCGTTCCGCTGCCTGCATCGCGCCCTCAACGAGGCGAATGGGCGTGTCCTCTTCATTGAAGGGCTCCGGGAATTCACAGAACGGCATCCTGCCTTCAAGGGTCTGCGCGATGAGATCGAGATCTTCTTCGCCCACTCCCGCCAACTCTTTTTCGACGTCCACCCGCAGGCCGCGGCGGGCCGCTATCCTCTTTCCCGCCTGATCACGCTGTGCCGTCTGTGCCGGGACGCCGAACGGGGGATCTGGTGAACCTCTCGGTCGATTCCCCATACCTGCTCTCTCTGGCCCTGTTGGCCCTCCTGCCGCTCTGGCTCCACGGCCATCGGCGGCTCTCTTACCCCTGGCTTTCTGTGATCCCACCGGATCCGATCTCCACGGTCATCGGGATCGGGATCCGGATTATGGCGGCGCTCGGTATTCTGGCCCTGACGCTTGGGATAGCCGGTCTGCATCTCGAAGGAGAAACGATCGAGCGGATCGGACAGGGGACCCAGATCGTACTGGTTCTGGACAAGAGCAGCAGCATGGATCAGACCTTTGCAGGACGCTCCGCCACCGGCAGCGGCCAGGAATCGAAGGGGCGGGCCGCGCGACGTCTTCTGGCAGCGTTCGTGTCCCGACGTCCCACTGACCTCTTTAGTATGGTAGTCTTCAGCACAGCCCCCATCCTGGTCCTGCCGTTTAATCACTCCGCTGAGGCGATCCAGGCCGCGATCCGCGCGGCAGAGAGCCCCGGACTCGCCTTTACCAACGTGGGCAGGGCACTCGGATTAGCCCTCGACGGTTTCAAGGATCTTCCGCAGACCGGCGGCAGAATCCTGTTGTTGGTCTCGGACGGAGCCGCCAGGATCGACGACAGGACGCAGCAGCATCTCAGGACGCTATTTCAGCAGCACCGGGTTAACCTCCTCTGGATCTTCCTCCGGACTGAAGGCGGTCCAGGCATCTTTGATGAGCCGAAGGACCATTTAGAGGTCGATACGGTGCCTGAGTACGCGCTGCACCGCTACTTCCAGACGCTCGGGGTGCCGTACCATGCCTACCAGGCCGAAAGCGCCGAGGCGCTTGATCGGGCGATCCGCGATGTAGTGCTCCTTGCAAACCAGCCGATCCGCTATCAGGAGCAGATCCCTGGCGGAGATCTCTCAGGTCTCTGCTATGCCGTTGCTTCAACCCTCATTCTAGGTCTCGTGGCCGTCACCTGTTGTGAGGTGCGACGATGGCCGGGGTAGGCCGCAAGCGTCTTCCCTGGATCCTGGGAGCGGTCTGCCTCGTCCTGGTGATCTTCACTGTGCGAGAGGCTCAGCATTTGCGGCATTTGCAGGTGTATCAGCGGGCGATCCGGAACGGGTCCATTCTCACCCTTCCGGCAACTGCGGAGATTCCTGAGGCGACCTTTGCAAGGGCCTGGATGCTCAGTCAGAGCGGTCGGGAGCAGCAGGCCCTCATGCTGTACGAGGCTCTCGGACAGAGCCGAGATCCGGTCCTCCGGGCGCAAGCGAAGTATCAGATCGGGGCGCTCCTGCTCCGACAGGCCACCGACCTCCTGGAAGCACAAGGGCAATCGGCCGTCACAAAGGTTGCTCCACTGATTGAGATCGCCAAGGAAGCGCTTCGAGAGGTGTTGCGCCACGACAGTCGCGATCGGGAGGCCAAATACAATCTGGAACTGGCGCTCCGTTTACTTCCGGAGTTGGAACGGAGCGATCGCGCGCGCGACGAGCCGGCGAAGGAGGAAAAAGGCGATTGGACCTCTATTCCAGGTCTTCCCGAAGGAATGCCATGATGAACGCGCCCGGAAGGATCGGATGACTCCCGCGCGCGACGATCGAAGAGGGCGTGGCGATCTACGTTTGCGGTGTCTTGTTCTGGCGTTTCTCGTGCTGGGCGTCGTGTACATCCATCCCACACGATTTATGCCCCAACGCGTCATTCGTGCCGTCTTTGTCATCGATATCACGCAGAGTATGAATACCAGGGATGCGGCTCTTCATGGTAGTCCGGTCGATCGCCTCACTTTTACGAAGCGTACCGTTCAGGACACCATCCGATGGCTGCCATGCCGATCAGAGGTGGGACTCGCCGTCTTCACGGAGCGGCGGGTCGTCCTTCTGTTTGAGCCGCTCGAGGTCTGCGAACAGAGGGCTCTCCTGCTCTCCGCCGTGTCCGCGATCGACTGGCGAATGGCCTGGGCGGCCGACAGCCGCATCGCGGCGGGCGTCTACGATGCGGTCACGCAGGTGACGCGGCTTGCATCACAGCCGAGGCTCCTGTTTTTCACTGACGGACAGGAGGCGCCCCCGATCATGCCGGGATTTGAGCCCCGCTTCGAAGGAAAGCCGGGGGAGGTGAATGGATTGATCATCGGGATCGGCGGGCAGACCCCTGCCGAGATTCCGAAATTCGACGAGGAGGGCCGGCTGATCGGCCACTGGACCGCCGACGATACCGGCCGTTTCCCCAGTGTCGGGACCCCGACGCTCTCAGTCGCAGAGATGGGCACGGCAGGCGAGACGGGATCGGATGGAGCCCTCCTTCGTAATGCGCCGCAACGCCCAAGTGAGGGCTTGCCGACTCACCTCTCCTGGCTCCATGAGACCTACCTGATGGAACTCGCGAGGACAACAGGTCTTCAGTATATCAGGCTCAACACGCCGAATGAGCTTCGGTCTCGCCTGCTCGCCCCGCCCCTCGCGCGTACGGAGGCCGTCAGGGTCGATATGCGCCGGATCTTCGCCTTTGGCGCGCTTGTCCTCATCCTGATCGGCTATACGATCATCCCAACATTCCGATTACTTGCGGCCCCTTCCGCAACAGGTGAAGAACGACACCTGTGGCCGCTGCCCCCGGTTCGCCCAAACGCCTTACAACCTCATGAGGAGAAAACAAGAATGAAGACACTGCTGTACTCCATAATCGGCATCGCGCTCTGCACGACCTCGGTTGCCTATGCGCACGGACCGACGCCGCAGAAGCTCGAGGAGCACATTTCTATCCAGGGACCACCCGAGCAGGTGTGGGCTGCGGTCAAAGAATTCGGTGCGCCGGCAACCTGGCATCCGATGCTGAAGCAGACCACGGCTCACGGCGGCAATACCGCAGGCCGGGCGGAACGGGTGGTGACGTTGCCGAGCGGCGGTACGATCACCGAAGGTCTGGATGAGTACGATGAGGGACGACGCTACATGGCCTGGCGTCTGCTGAAGGAGAACAAGGAAGCGTTCCCGGTCAGCTTTTATACCGTCTCGATTGAGGTGAGGCGGGCCAATGGGGGCAGTGACGTGGAATGGTTGTCGCGATTTTATCGCGCCGATACCGGCAACTCTCCTCCCCCCGAATACAGTGATGAGGCGGCGATCAAAGCGATGACGGAGTTTGCTCAGTCGGGTCTCGAGAATCTCAAGAAGCGCATCGAAACAGAGAAGTGACTCATGTGTCGGCGTTCACGTCTGTTCCGTCTTGCATCGGCGGCGCTTCTGTTTGGCGTCGGCACCACGGCATCGGTACGGGCCGAGTATGCCTACATTACCAACCAGGGCGACGACAGCGTCTCAGTCGTGAATATCGAGAAAGGGGAAGTCATCGCGACCATCGCGGTAGCCGATGCGCCTGTGGGTGTGGCGACCACACCGGACGGTACGCATCTGTACATCACGCACCCCGAGGCGGGACTCATCTCGGAAATCGATACCGTGACACGAACGGTAGTAAAGACCATCGACACCGGGGGGCAGCCATTTGGTATTGCGGTTGACGACACCGCCCCGGTCGCCGGCAACAACGCGCAGACCCGCCGGTTACTCTTTGTCACTGATTGGAGCCGCAACGCCGTTATGACTGTAGACCCGGTGAGAGGAGTGGTGATCGATCTGATCCATGCTGGAAAGTCGCCCGCCGGGATCGCCCTCGACCGAAGGGCGCGGCGCGTATTTGTCGCTAACCGCGAGAGCAATACGCTCACGGTGCTGGATGCGGATGTGCCGCGCAGGTATGCGGACATACCGACAGGCCGGGCGCCTTTCGCTGTGGCGCTGGTGCCCAACGGGGAGCGCGTGTACGTCGGCAATGTGCAGAGCGGGGAACTGACCGTGATTGACGCGAAAGCGCTCGATGTGGTTGCAACGGTCAAGGTCGGCCGCTTTCCTTACGGCATCGCCGTTACGCCTGACGGCGCGCGCGTCGTCGTTGCCAACCAGCAGGACCACAACATCACGATAGTGGATGCCTTGTCGCTGCGTACGGTCGGCAACATCCGTGTCGGTCGCCATCCCGACGGGGTGGATATCACCGGTGACGGCAGCCATGCACTGATCGCAAACTGGTTCGATGACTCGATTTCCATTATCGATCTCAGCACACTGAAGGAGCGAACGCGAGTCAAGGCTGGAAAGGGGTGCCGCGCCTTTGGGTCATTTATCGTGCGTAATCGATAGAGTGGACGCGACGCATGGGATCGGTGGTGGGGGCTATTGCATGAGGCAGGTGTAATTCCACACACACCCCGACGTTCCTCAAGCGGTATCCCGACATCGAATGGGCTGTAAGTGCTTGAATAACCTGATGATCGGAGCCTGCCGCAGCAGTTGGCATAGTCATTGCTTAATTAGCAAACTTAGGAGAGCCTGTCTGCGTGATAATCCACAGGCCTACGGTCGAGGTGTGCGAAATTTCGCCCATTCACTCCATCGCCCAGCCACACGCACGGTTGTGCGCTCAACGTGTCGATCGTCAGTTTCCCCAGCCGCGACAAGACTTTGCCTGCGCTCCTGCAACTGCATTGATGGCCATCGAGGGTGTGGCATCCCGCTTGCTGATACCCAGTCGCTTGTGACAGTCCGGATACTCGTCTCGCCTACTTTGGGGAAGGGAGTGGAAGGACAGATCGGGGCGATAGTTTTCAGTAAGCGGTTCAACACACAGAGGAGGGAGTGCAGATCATGGGGAAGCCGTTATCCGGTTCTACGATGGCAGGCATGATCGCCGGCGCGCTCATGCTGGCTATCGCTTCTGGCAGTGCGCTCGCCAATGAAGAGATCGTTCGGGCGAGCAAAAATCCTGATCTGTGGCCCGCGCCGGGCCGGGATCTGGCCATGACGCGTCATAGCCCGCTCAAAGACATCAATACCGCCAACGTCGGGAAGCTGCAGATGATGTGGTCGCAATCCACCGGTGCGTTGCGTGGCCATCAGGGTCAGCCGATCGTGGTCGAGGTGGCTGGAACGCCGATGATGTTTTTTGTGAGTCCCTGGCCGAATATCGTGCAGGCGTTGGACCTGTCCGATCCTGATCATCCGAAGCAGGTGTGGAACTACAAGAAGAAAACCGACCGTGATGAGTTGGCGGTGACTCGCGCGTGTTGCGATACGATTAACCGGGGCCTGAACTATGCCGACGGCAAGGTGGTCTTTCATACCCTCGACGGATATGTCATCGCGCTGGACGCCAAGACCGGCAAAGAGATTTGGACGGTCAAGCATGCCTGGTCGGATAAGGGTGAAACGATTACCGGCCCGACGCTGATCGCCGAGAATAAGGTCATCATCGGGTTCGGCGGCGACGAGTTCGCCGCGCGCGGCCGGGTGACCGCGTATGACCTGAAGACCGGCAAGCAGGTGTGGAACTGCCACAGCACCGGGTCCGACAAGGATGTGTGCCTGACCCCGGAGACCAACAAGGCCAATCCGCATTACGGGACGTACGGCAAGAACCTCGGCATGATCACCTATCCCAATGACGAGTGGAAGATCGGCGGTGGCGCGCCCTGGGAATGGTTTACCTATGACCCGGAGTTGAGGCTCGTGTACGTGCCGACGGGCAACCCCGGGCACTGGAGTCCATCCTATCGGTGCGGTGAAACCGGCGCAAACCTGACTCACGAAAAGTGTAACCAATACGACCCCGAGTTGCGCAGCGGCAGATGGGACAACAAGTGGGCGATGACGATCTTCGCCAGAAAGATCGATACCGGCGAGGCGGTATGGGCGTACCAGATGACCACCTTCGACCAGTGGGACTACGACGGCGTCAACGAACCCGTCCTGGTGGACATGAAGGTCGACGGCAAAATGCGCAAGACGCTGGTCCACTTCGACCGTAACGGGTTTGCCTATGTGCTTGACCGTGCCGATGGGACTCTGTTGCGCGCGCATAAGTTTTTCCCCCTCAACTGGGCCGAGAAGGTCGACCTCAAGACCGGCCGTCCGGTGAAGATCAAGGAGCATTCGCCCTTCGCTCGTCATGTCAGCACGCAGGTCTGCCCGTCTTCGCTTGGCGCCAAGAACCAACAACCGATTGCGATCGATCCCAAAGAACCGCACATCGCCTATGTGGCGACCAACTGGTGGTGCATGGAATACGAGCCGCAAGAGCGCACCCACACCCAGCAGGGCATGCTCTATGTCTTTGCGAACGTCTTCACGTATCCGATCGAGAAGGGTGTCGCGAGCAAGGTGCAGAAGTTCAACGTGCTGACCGGCGAGACCGAGTGGGCTATTCCGGATGCCTATCCGGACTGGGGCGGCATGCTGACGACCGATGGCGACCTACTGTTCTACGGCAGCCTGAGCGGAGATTTTCGCGCGGTCGATCGGAAGTCCGGCAAGGTCCTGTGGAGCCGTAAACTGGGCTCCGGCATCATCGGCAACCCGATCACGTACAAGATCAAGGGCAAGCAGTACGTGTCGGTATTGGCCGGTATCGGCGGCTGGATCGGTCTGCCGGTGACGGCCGAGCTCGACTTTGACGACAAGTATGGAGCCATCGGCGCCACCGCTATGGCCAAGCTGACCGGGCTCGATAAGATTCCGCAGGGTGGCGTGCTCTACACCTTCCGTATCGATTGATCGTGTCACGATCCCGAATGCGCTGTCGATCTGATGGTTGCCGGCGGGTGGCATCAGTCCACCCGCCGGTGCCGTCGTATGTGAGGTCGATTCGTATGTCGTTGTTGAAGCAGTGCGGAACCGTACTCCTCGCCTGCGCGCTCAGCGTCACGGTCGCGCCTGCGTTTGTAATCGCCGACATCGGGCATGATGGGGGCGCGCCCAGCGTCAACGTTGCGCCTGCCTCTGCAACCGAGGGCAGCGCGTTGCTGCGGGTGTGCGCCGATCCCGGAAATATGCCGCTGTCGAATAATAAGGGAGAAGGCTTCCAGAACAAGATCGCAGAGATCCTCGCGCAGGCGATGGGCGCGCAGCTTACGTATTACTACCGACCGTATCTGGAGCGAGGCCTCACCAGCCAAACCGTGGATGCCGATCGGTGTGACATGCTGATGGATATACCGTCGGGCGAGGAACGTCTGCTGACCACCAAGCCGGTCTATCGCAGTACCTTTGTGCTGGTCTACCGCAACGACAAAGGATACGCCTTCAAGGGTCTGGACGACCCCAGATTACTCAACGACCTCAAGGTCGGCGTCTTCCAGCATTCCGCGGCGCGGCAGGTATTGCAGGAGCGCGGCCTCGCACGCGGCAACACCATTGTGCATGCCGTCAGCTACGATACCGATGTCAACCCCGAACGGCAGCCGTCACGGCAGATCCGACAGGTGATCGACGGCCGACTGGATGTAGCTGCCATCTGGGGGCCGATGGCCGGCTGGTACAAGGCCGTCGAAGGCGCGCCGCTGACGATCCTGCCAATGAACCTCATGGATGATGCCACGCCATTGGAGTTTGAGTTGAGCGTGGGCATGCGGAGGGGCGCCGAGGAGTTGAAGACCAGGATCGAACAGGCACTGGTGCGCGAGCAGGCGCGTATCCGCCGGACATTGGAGGAGTACGGGGTGCCGCTGGTCGAATGCGCGCGGTGTCTGGTGTCGGGCACGCTGCCTTCGCATGGGCCTTACACGCCGCCCGCGCCCGTTACGGCAACGTCCCCACCGGCGGCGGCGCCCGACATGACGCAGGTGGCCTTGCAGACCGACGCCGCGCTGGCCGGCGGCGGGACGCTCGATGAGGAGTTGCACTACGCAATCCTGGCCAGTCAGCCCAAGCGGGCCGACTACCTGATCGCGCGTGGTGCCGATGTTAACGGCCGGGATGCGCAGAACCAGACGCCGCTGATGACGGCGGTCATGCACGGTCACGAACCGGTAGTCGCTCTCTTGCTGAACCGCAAGGCCGATCCGAACAGGGCGGACAACGACGGCTGGACCGCCCTGATGCGCGCCGTCCAGCGCGACGACCCTACCATGGTGCGCCTGCTGGCCGCACATGGCGCCGACCCCGAAGCGATCAATCGGAACGGCATGAGCGCGCTCACCATGGCGGCGCTGCACGGCAAGAGCCTAGCGGCAGCCGCCCTGCTGGAAAGCGGGGCAAAGGTTGACAGTGCGATCGGGACGGCGCGCTACACGCCGCTGATGATTTCGGTGTTCTCCGGCACGCAGCCTGTCGCACAGGCACTGTTGCGATATGGCGCGCAGGTCAACGCCCGTAACGGCGGCGGTCTGACGGCGTTGATGATCGCCGCGGCCTCTAATCGGCCAGAGATGGTTGCGCTGTTGCTCGGCGCAGGCGCGGATGCCGCACTCAAGGACGCAGAGGGGAGGACCGCGCTGGCGCTGGCGCGAGAGCGCGATGCCGCCACTGTCGTCAGCCTGCTCACGGGAAGGTCGGCCGTAGGCAGTGCGGCGAAGCCTGCTGCGCAGTAGCGAGTCTGGAAACCTGGGACGATTTTCTGAGCATAGCCCATGTGTCACCGGTACACCACGGCGCATGAAAACCCCCTTAATCCCCCTTTACGAAAGGGGGAGGCATTGAGGCGTATCAGGAATATCCCCCCCTTTACGAAAGGGGGGTCAGGGGGGTTTGTCTGAAGTTGAACGCTATTTTCTAAGGAAGGAGTCGAACCGTGACGTTTCGCAATGTTGGCAGCATCGCCGTAATGAGCATCGCCTTCCTCTCCGCCTGCGGGACCGCCGGCACAACGGCGCAACCGGTCGCCGCGCCGGATCGGACGCAGCAGCCTGCTCCGCCCACGCCGGCCGAACCTGCGGCGGTCGGATCGACATCGGCGGTACAGACGATCACCGCCCCTGCCGTGCCCGCCGGTCTCGACGGTCGGCCCATCGACCGCACCAATGCCAGCACGCCAGGCTCACTCAAGAATCCGTATGCCAATGCGACTGAAGAGATCATCGCGCAGGGCCGTGAACGGTACCTGGCCTATGGCTGCAACGGCTGCCACGGCGGCGGAGGCGGGGGCGGTATGGGGCCACCGTTGTCCAACGAGGTCTGGGTCTACGGCAGCGATGACGACACGCTGTTCCGGTTGACGGCGATCGGGAGCGTCGAGTTGCAAAAGCTTGGGTACGCGCGTAAGAGCCGCGAGGGAGTCGTCGCTCCGATGTTGCCCTATGGTCAACTGATCAAAACTGAGGATGAACTGTGGAAGATGATCGCCTTTATCCGCACCACCTATCGTGGCGATCCGTCGCGCAAGAACTGGTGATCCTCATGAAGAAGACGGCGCTGTGTGTTGTCGTGTTCGCTTATCTGGTTACGCGAGGAGCTTCGGCATCGGCCGAGTCTCGGGCGTATGTGACCAACGAAGCGTCCAACGATCTGTCCGTCATCGATACTGCCTCCCGACGGGTGGTCGCCACCATCAAGGTTGGGGATCGACCTCGAGGCGTAGCCGTGTCCCCGGATGGCAGCCGCGTCTATATCGCGAACGCGAACTCCAACAACCTGACGGTCATCGATACGGCTACCCTCACGGTGAAGGCGACGGTTCCGGCTGGGATCGAACCGGAGGGCGATCCGGAAGGGATCGCCGTGACCCCGGATGGAAAGCAACTCTACGTCGTCAACGAAAATCCCGGCACCGTCTCCGTGATCGATACGGCCACCCATCAGCTCGTTGCGACAGTAACGGTAGGGGTGGAGCCGGAAACGGTTGCCGTGAGTCCCGATGGGCGATGGGTCTACGTCACCAATGAAACCTCCCACGATGTCCACGTCATCGACACTTCCGCCGATCGTGTCATCGCCAAGATCAAGGTGGGCGCCAACCCCCGTGGGGTGAGTTTTACGCCCGATGGGAAGCGGGCCTATGTGGGATGCGAGCGCGACGGGACGGTCTCCGTGATCGACACGGCTGCCCGCCGGGTGATCGCCACCATCCCGGTAGGGGAGCGTCCGGTGGGGACGGTCGTGAGCCACGACGGGAAAAAGGTCTATGTGGCCCACGGTCGGTCGTATGAGGT
Encoded here:
- a CDS encoding Putative fused mxaL and mxaD proteins, involved in Ca2+ insertion into methanol dehydrogenase (Evidence 3 : Function proposed based on presence of conserved amino acid motif, structural feature or limited homology; Product type pf : putative factor), with the translated sequence MTPARDDRRGRGDLRLRCLVLAFLVLGVVYIHPTRFMPQRVIRAVFVIDITQSMNTRDAALHGSPVDRLTFTKRTVQDTIRWLPCRSEVGLAVFTERRVVLLFEPLEVCEQRALLLSAVSAIDWRMAWAADSRIAAGVYDAVTQVTRLASQPRLLFFTDGQEAPPIMPGFEPRFEGKPGEVNGLIIGIGGQTPAEIPKFDEEGRLIGHWTADDTGRFPSVGTPTLSVAEMGTAGETGSDGALLRNAPQRPSEGLPTHLSWLHETYLMELARTTGLQYIRLNTPNELRSRLLAPPLARTEAVRVDMRRIFAFGALVLILIGYTIIPTFRLLAAPSATGEERHLWPLPPVRPNALQPHEEKTRMKTLLYSIIGIALCTTSVAYAHGPTPQKLEEHISIQGPPEQVWAAVKEFGAPATWHPMLKQTTAHGGNTAGRAERVVTLPSGGTITEGLDEYDEGRRYMAWRLLKENKEAFPVSFYTVSIEVRRANGGSDVEWLSRFYRADTGNSPPPEYSDEAAIKAMTEFAQSGLENLKKRIETEK
- a CDS encoding conserved hypothetical protein; putative mxaE, involved in methanol dehydrogenase (mxaE1) (Evidence 4 : Homologs of previously reported genes of unknown function); amino-acid sequence: MCRRSRLFRLASAALLFGVGTTASVRAEYAYITNQGDDSVSVVNIEKGEVIATIAVADAPVGVATTPDGTHLYITHPEAGLISEIDTVTRTVVKTIDTGGQPFGIAVDDTAPVAGNNAQTRRLLFVTDWSRNAVMTVDPVRGVVIDLIHAGKSPAGIALDRRARRVFVANRESNTLTVLDADVPRRYADIPTGRAPFAVALVPNGERVYVGNVQSGELTVIDAKALDVVATVKVGRFPYGIAVTPDGARVVVANQQDHNITIVDALSLRTVGNIRVGRHPDGVDITGDGSHALIANWFDDSISIIDLSTLKERTRVKAGKGCRAFGSFIVRNR
- a CDS encoding Conserved hypothetical protein; putative mxaJ (mxaJ2), involved in methanol dehydrogenase (Evidence 4 : Homologs of previously reported genes of unknown function) codes for the protein MSLLKQCGTVLLACALSVTVAPAFVIADIGHDGGAPSVNVAPASATEGSALLRVCADPGNMPLSNNKGEGFQNKIAEILAQAMGAQLTYYYRPYLERGLTSQTVDADRCDMLMDIPSGEERLLTTKPVYRSTFVLVYRNDKGYAFKGLDDPRLLNDLKVGVFQHSAARQVLQERGLARGNTIVHAVSYDTDVNPERQPSRQIRQVIDGRLDVAAIWGPMAGWYKAVEGAPLTILPMNLMDDATPLEFELSVGMRRGAEELKTRIEQALVREQARIRRTLEEYGVPLVECARCLVSGTLPSHGPYTPPAPVTATSPPAAAPDMTQVALQTDAALAGGGTLDEELHYAILASQPKRADYLIARGADVNGRDAQNQTPLMTAVMHGHEPVVALLLNRKADPNRADNDGWTALMRAVQRDDPTMVRLLAAHGADPEAINRNGMSALTMAALHGKSLAAAALLESGAKVDSAIGTARYTPLMISVFSGTQPVAQALLRYGAQVNARNGGGLTALMIAAASNRPEMVALLLGAGADAALKDAEGRTALALARERDAATVVSLLTGRSAVGSAAKPAAQ
- the mxaF gene encoding Methanol dehydrogenase large subunit homolog (mxaF2) (Evidence 2a : Function of homologous gene experimentally demonstrated in an other organism; Product type e : enzyme) — its product is MGKPLSGSTMAGMIAGALMLAIASGSALANEEIVRASKNPDLWPAPGRDLAMTRHSPLKDINTANVGKLQMMWSQSTGALRGHQGQPIVVEVAGTPMMFFVSPWPNIVQALDLSDPDHPKQVWNYKKKTDRDELAVTRACCDTINRGLNYADGKVVFHTLDGYVIALDAKTGKEIWTVKHAWSDKGETITGPTLIAENKVIIGFGGDEFAARGRVTAYDLKTGKQVWNCHSTGSDKDVCLTPETNKANPHYGTYGKNLGMITYPNDEWKIGGGAPWEWFTYDPELRLVYVPTGNPGHWSPSYRCGETGANLTHEKCNQYDPELRSGRWDNKWAMTIFARKIDTGEAVWAYQMTTFDQWDYDGVNEPVLVDMKVDGKMRKTLVHFDRNGFAYVLDRADGTLLRAHKFFPLNWAEKVDLKTGRPVKIKEHSPFARHVSTQVCPSSLGAKNQQPIAIDPKEPHIAYVATNWWCMEYEPQERTHTQQGMLYVFANVFTYPIEKGVASKVQKFNVLTGETEWAIPDAYPDWGGMLTTDGDLLFYGSLSGDFRAVDRKSGKVLWSRKLGSGIIGNPITYKIKGKQYVSVLAGIGGWIGLPVTAELDFDDKYGAIGATAMAKLTGLDKIPQGGVLYTFRID